A section of the Octopus bimaculoides isolate UCB-OBI-ISO-001 chromosome 17, ASM119413v2, whole genome shotgun sequence genome encodes:
- the LOC106882161 gene encoding uncharacterized protein LOC106882161, translating to MVHFNVIIFLLGLLSPLVYSHGCRMEDDECEFKLVISYKLTMLVNKSLVQPYNGKLYRYDVTNFTDAPPIPTDEVITMDGFSETVMVIAVNGTVPGPTIEAYKGQRIIIEVENQLFSEATTIHWHGIHQKGTPHMDGVPWVSQCPIQPGQSFRYEFNVTQIGTFWYHSHLGTQRTMGLFGAFIIHEKANPKMEEHVMLITDYNHNWDSDVSYLKMDFGLYWNRKNIENSKSLDGALFSLFNFHSGLVNGRGRYYDESGKHNGAPLTTFEVESGKEYRFRVIAAGSLYPFEVSVDGHQMVVIASDGYDLKPIGVDYFILSPGERFDFILKANNSVGNYWIRGKTMESGKNNTFEVILRYKGAPDEDPNSTVSDCVQQKNCVLLNCPFLYYPEKSTKRCLQFDDLKSDYPVVIPPFKSGKFEEYFLNFAFPGEPGYTPASVNGRVFVEPTVNPLTQPNEIDTLCDNTKCGVDKVCRCTYSLNLKHGDTIQVVMTNLGKGKGFSHPIHMHGHSFYVVKMGFPKYNETSGEIIHDTKDIDCRGDPKMNYCNDAAWSHNNWEGDNIPGMNLRNAPQKDTIMVPTGGYVVVRIVADNPGVWIMHCHIELHSKDGMALVLNESYAHLPKIPDNFPVCRSFEKGVYYEETKGVGDKNANNNNTNKCEKGNENISEHAITDPTVKVALGVLIGVVCILAILVVVLVFVVVTKNKK from the exons ATGGTTCACTTCAACGTAATTATATTCCTCCTGGGTCTCTTATCACCATTAGTTTATTCTCATGGCTGTCGTATGGAAGACGACGAGTGTGAGTTTAAGCTGGTAATTTCCTATAAATTAACTATGTTAGTTAATAAGAGTTTGGTACAACCATATAATGGAAAACTCTACAGATATGACGTCACTAATTTTACGGATGCTCCACCGATACCAACTGATGAAGTTATTACTATGGATGGTTTTTCTGAGACAGTTATGGTGATTGCAGTTAATGGCACAGTTCCAGGACCAACAATAGAAGCTTATAAAGGACAAAGAATCATCATTGAAGTAGAAAACCAATTATTTTCAGAAGCTACAACAATACATTGGCACGGCATTCATCAAAAAGGAACACCTCATATGGATGGCGTACCTTGGGTTTCACAGTGTCCAATTCAACCAGGTCAGTCGTTCAGATATGAATTTAATGTCACACAAATTGGAACCTTTTGGTACCATTCTCATCTTGGGACACAACGTACTATGGGACTATTTGGTGCATTTATAATACACGAGAAGGCAAACCCTAAAATGGAAGAACATGTGATGTTAATAACAGACTACAACCATAACTGGGATTCCGATGTGAGTTATTTAAAAATGGATTTCGGACTCTATTGGAACCgtaaaaacattgaaaattccAAATCTCTTGATGGAGCGCTTTTTAGTCTTTTTAATTTCCATTCTGGTCTTGTGAATGGTCGAGGCCGCTATTATGATGAATCAGGGAAACACAATGGGGCCCCGCTGACTACCTTTGAAGTAGAATCTGGTAAAGAATATCGTTTTAGAGTGATCGCTGCAGGGTCCCTTTACCCGTTTGAAGTATCTGTTGATGGTCACCAGATGGTAGTCATTGCCTCTGATGGTTATGACCTAAAACCAATAGGTGTTGATTATTTCATCCTCAGTCCAGGTGAGAGATTTGACTTTATATTGAAGGCAAATAACTCTGTCGGAAATTATTGGATTCGTGGAAAAACAATGGAAAGTGGAAAAAATAACACATTTGAAGTAATTCTTCGTTATAAGGGTGCACCGGACGAAGACCCCAACTCCACAGTTTCTGATTGTGTTCAGCAGAAGAACTGCGTCTTACTTAACTGTCCCTTTCTTTATTATCCCGAGAAAAGTACTAAACGGTGTTTACAGTTTGATGACCTGAAATCTGATTACCCTGTTGTTATACCTCCATTCAAGTCTGGGAAGTTTgaggaatattttttaaattttgcttttcctGGTGAGCCAGgatacacaccagcatcagtaaATGGTCGTGTGTTCGTGGAACCCACGGTAAACCCTTTAACACAACCAAATGAAATAGATACTCTGTGTGATAATACCAAATGCGGTGTTGATAAAGTGTGTCGGTGTACTTACTCATTAAACCTGAAACATGGTGATACAATTCAAGTTGTAATGACAAACCTGGGAAAAGGTAAGGGATTCTCTCACCCCATACACATGCACGGACATTCATTTTATGTAGTTAAAATGGGTTTTCCGAAATACAATGAAACATCGGGAGAAATAATACATGATACTAAAGATATTGATTGCAGAGGTGATCCGAAAATGAACTATTGTAACGATGCAGCTTGGTCACACAACAACTGGGAGGGAGACAACATCCCCGGAATGAATTTACGAAACGCCCCTCAAAAGGATACAATTATGGTCCCTACAGGTGGATACGTTGTAGTGAGAATAGTGGCCGATAATCCTGGAGTATGGATCATGCACTGCCATATTGAATTACACAGTAAAGATGGAATGGCTTTGGTTCTTAACGAATCTTATGCCCACTTACCAAAAATCCCTGACAATTTCCCTGTATGTCGAAGTTTCGAGAAAGGAGTttattatgaagaaacaaaaggtGTTGGTGATAAAaatgctaataataacaatactaataagtgtgaaaaaggaaatgaaaatatttcagaacacG CGATAACTGACCCAACAGTAAAAGTGGCACTTGGAGTTCTAATCGGAGTTGTCTGCATTCTGGCTATtcttgttgttgtacttgttttcgttgttgtgaCGAAAAATAAGAAGTAG